Proteins from a single region of Aquirhabdus parva:
- the cysG gene encoding siroheme synthase CysG has product MDVLPIALKLTGQLCLVVGGGAIARRKADLLVQAGAILHVIAPDVLPELVQLAQTSGGLVTLASYSSDHDLKPYRLVIAATDDPAVNSQVFEESEALNILVNSVDDPPHCRFMIPAIIDRSPLVLSVSSGGASPVLARQLRSKIESLIPEKFGELAKFSGDWRPQVKAAIVNPNQRRIFWENLYASTIGEQVLNGLRAAADAAMPKVLADWQANAQQQGEVYLVGAGPGDPDLLTFKALRLMQQADVVVYDRLVSAPILALVRRDADRIYVGKARADHAVPQEDINQLLVRLAKEGKRVCRLKGGDPFIFGRGGEEIEELVASNVAFQVVPGITAASGCSAYAGIPLTHRDYAQSVRFLTGHLKEGSPELPWDELVYENQTLVLYMGLVGLRNICKQLIAHGLREDMPVALISKGTTPDQQVIVGTIATIADLIEGQHVPAPTLTIIGEVVKLRDKLKWFE; this is encoded by the coding sequence ATGGATGTATTACCCATAGCTCTCAAGCTGACTGGTCAACTGTGTTTGGTGGTTGGCGGGGGAGCTATTGCACGCCGCAAAGCGGATCTGCTGGTTCAAGCGGGTGCCATACTCCATGTCATTGCGCCGGACGTATTGCCTGAGCTTGTGCAACTCGCGCAGACCAGTGGTGGATTGGTGACTTTGGCAAGCTATTCTTCAGATCATGATTTGAAACCTTATCGCTTGGTGATCGCTGCTACGGATGACCCTGCAGTGAACAGCCAAGTTTTTGAAGAGAGTGAAGCGCTGAATATTTTGGTGAATTCGGTTGATGATCCACCGCATTGTCGTTTTATGATTCCTGCCATTATTGATCGTTCGCCGTTAGTGCTTTCCGTATCCAGCGGTGGGGCATCTCCTGTGCTTGCACGTCAATTGCGTAGCAAGATTGAGTCTCTGATTCCTGAGAAATTTGGCGAGCTTGCAAAGTTTTCTGGTGATTGGCGACCGCAGGTCAAAGCCGCAATCGTAAACCCAAATCAGCGACGCATATTTTGGGAAAACCTCTATGCCAGCACGATTGGTGAGCAGGTGCTGAATGGCTTACGCGCAGCAGCAGATGCCGCGATGCCTAAGGTTCTTGCCGATTGGCAAGCGAATGCACAGCAACAAGGCGAAGTCTATCTGGTTGGTGCGGGACCCGGTGATCCTGATCTATTGACCTTTAAAGCCTTAAGACTGATGCAGCAGGCCGATGTGGTGGTCTATGATCGTTTGGTGTCAGCACCGATCTTAGCGCTAGTTCGCCGGGATGCCGATCGTATTTATGTTGGCAAGGCTCGTGCTGATCATGCCGTGCCGCAAGAAGATATCAATCAACTGCTGGTGCGCTTGGCTAAAGAAGGCAAGCGGGTTTGTCGCTTGAAAGGTGGTGATCCCTTTATCTTTGGACGTGGTGGCGAAGAGATTGAAGAGCTGGTTGCTTCTAACGTTGCATTCCAAGTCGTTCCCGGAATTACTGCCGCGTCTGGCTGTAGTGCTTATGCGGGGATTCCACTCACTCATCGTGATTATGCACAGAGCGTGCGCTTCCTGACGGGTCATCTTAAAGAAGGTTCACCCGAGTTACCATGGGATGAGTTGGTATATGAGAATCAGACCTTGGTACTCTATATGGGGCTGGTTGGATTACGGAATATCTGTAAACAGCTAATCGCACATGGTTTACGTGAGGATATGCCTGTAGCTTTAATCAGCAAAGGAACAACCCCCGATCAGCAAGTAATTGTGGGCACGATCGCAACGATTGCAGATTTGATCGAAGGGCAGCATGTTCCTGCACCAACGCTGACGATCATCGGTGAAGTGGTGAAGCTACGGGATAAGTTGAAGTGGTTCGAGTGA